The following coding sequences lie in one Cannabis sativa cultivar Pink pepper isolate KNU-18-1 chromosome 5, ASM2916894v1, whole genome shotgun sequence genomic window:
- the LOC115718152 gene encoding hevamine-A-like, whose amino-acid sequence MATKLVLPLLLLQILALIQFTHAGGIAIYWGQNVNEGTLAQTCATGRYSYVIIAFLNKFGNGQTPQINLSGHCNPTRCAIASQGIRSCQSKGIKVMLSLGGGLGTYSLSSPADAKNVADYLWNNFLGGTSTSRPLGDAVLDGIDFDIELGSTKYWEDLATNLKGYSRVGRPVYLSAAPQCPYPDHFLGNALNTGLFDYVWIQFYNNPSCQYSSSGNVNTLLSSWNGWSNSIKGGKIFLGLPASPAAASTGTGYIPPNVVTSQILPVIKNSANYGGVMLWSKYYDDKNGYSSSIFQSV is encoded by the coding sequence ATGGCTACAAAACTTGTCCTACCACTACTCCTCCTACAAATTTTAGCCTTAATCCAATTCACTCATGCTGGTGGAATAGCAATCTACTGGGGCCAAAACGTTAACGAAGGAACCTTAGCTCAAACTTGCGCCACAGGAAGATATTCCTACGTAATCATAGCATTTCTAAACAAGTTTGGCAATGGCCAAACCCCTCAGATCAACCTCTCCGGTCACTGCAACCCGACCCGATGCGCCATTGCTAGCCAAGGCATAAGAAGTTGTCAAAGCAAAGGGATCAAAGTAATGCTCTCTCTCGGAGGTGGTCTAGGAACATACTCTCTTTCATCTCCTGCTGATGCAAAGAACGTAGCTGATTACTTGTGGAACAATTTCTTGGGTGGTACGTCAACTTCTCGCCCCTTAGGCGATGCGGTTTTGGACGGTATTGATTTCGACATTGAACTCGGTTCAACCAAGTATTGGGAAGATTTAGCCACAAACTTAAAGGGTTATAGCAGAGTAGGAAGACCAGTTTACTTAAGTGCAGCTCCTCAGTGTCCATATCCTGATCATTTTCTTGGAAATGCTCTTAACACTGGGCTTTTTGACTATGTTTGGATTCAGTTTTACAATAATCCTTCTTGTCAATACTCGAGTTCTGGTAATGTTAATACTCTTTTGAGTTCGTGGAATGGATGGAGTAATTCGATTAAGGGTGGGAAGATTTTCTTGGGCTTGCCTGCATCACCTGCAGCAGCCTCCACCGGAACAGGGTACATCCCACCTAATGTTGTTACTTCTCAAATTCTTCCTGTGATAAAGAATTCGGCTAACTATGGAGGTGTAATGCTGTGGTCCAAGTATTATGATGACAAAAATGGCTACAGTTCAAGTATCTTTCAAAGTGTTTGA
- the LOC115717529 gene encoding uncharacterized protein LOC115717529, translated as MDMEGLSVICAGLGTVEEDRNGNRIGYTKGEYCLDNLKDLMRFLRRDDPQNRDVFKQVCKWNIVSKDLIPIIENFQDDRNLVLNAVKILVFLTMPIEPSSNDIAQQIEYLWGLKSSVMFGDIIAVIVSLLENPLVNLEGDAFTEDDWKLVQLILTLFRNLLAIQEISLQQKVVGTATHYLSLRDKFLELLFRENVMDLIIVITQHFGGYLRQDNLLLLEIFHYIFLGQDPELVSKAHLKGSKTDEEANKASLDSLKSIMEKEEEKRKLTRARNLVRHSHFIGTFTRLSMDGSKSVFNGKPASVSSDAMIKPHKVHRGPTKTIAWNHGRLPSSKDKILELLHDFVNQFLTGGYNALMQSIREDIEKEHHMIQKSDIIVFFQVAQFVTSFQYHKVLTRKPNMGADSSEIHADAQTDDTLYGGTICGPIAESMNDSMFQLVFSHWRNRFESLKETHEFKFMSAAGSLMKTMICMLDLTLEVLPEDSKESQTARILLYKLFYDQTDQGLTQFLLNLLKSFDTHKQAKSDLEDLVEMINKILHLMENLQARGTLRVSKKSRKGRKKKALNDKETKAELPEEHSTFEKAELPGEHSTFEKAELPGEHSTFENEIGVSNIEQPAEKGDAHTGVENKSSDDKQETTTPDHTDECEGSALETDTNGGNLPQTEHKNSEDPYGTGDSSSDEQAPETNEVDFQVSTLVSSFANNHIIQKLCWLLKFYKSNSTSTNDYIIRMLRKISDDLELSPMLYQLSLLITFHDILAEQKSCPCQEYADIVDFLTSLVRKMLKKMKKQPLLFVEILFWKTRKECHYINAEYMLHELGHWRKESKSREKNLGDVDAGSSQGKGWTHVSIADALGEDEADVLISHDPENDDGENSMEHKSQRVAEKKRKVLGDEFDEKIRNLYEKFNNSQNCSGLIAEELDPDGKISSFQVSKKLKQLGLKCASRKRIRKSGERNSFEANKLDGEERVVETSGTIHNSNDSEQTLLSQPTRARKRVRAFSEEEESTIRSLYEQFKDHKRCSYMIANALDADIKLTANQVSRKLKQLGLYIPRQRKSRASVHLSDGDNNDSSNDKENESDDETLLSLMKRSKTEKSRVLTEDVAVAEPIDAEKLIDDDSDDEILTSIIKKSREAPVKSKEVKRTPTPIKMNVDEDSPILEPAEPDKGVSSNIFSMDNTRETEEITNDINNPVDAVLAADSSYDLPHEGNGVDDDLEDSDDEIEHTEFSRSAVSRRRVVFDMEDDD; from the exons ATGGATATGGAAGGGTTATCGGTGATCTGCGCTGGACTCGGAACGGTGGAAGAGGACCGAAATGGTAATCGGATCGGTTACACAAAGGGGGAGTACTGCTTAG ATAACTTGAAGGATTTGATGAGGTTTTTAAGGCGTGATGACCCACAGAATCGAGATGTGTTTAAGCAAGTCTGTAAATGGAATATTGTATCTAAAGACTTGATACCTATAATCGAAAATTTTCAAGACGATCGTAATTTGGTTCTAAATGCAg TTAAAATTTTGGTGTTCTTAACTATGCCAATTGAGCCATCATCAAATGATATAGCTCAACAGATAGAGTATTTGTGGGGGTTGAAGTCTTCAGTTATGTTTGGTGATATTATCGCAGTTATAGTATCACTTCTGGAAAATCCTTTGGTAAATCTGGAAGG TGATGCGTTCACAGAGGATGACTGGAAATTGGTGCAGCTGATACTAACGTTATTCCGAAATCTTTTGGCTATTCAAGAAATTTCACTGCAGCAGAAGGTTGTCGGAACTGCTACTCACTACCTATCATTAAGAGATAAATTTCTAGAACTTTTGTTCCGCGAGAATGTTATGGACTTGATTATAGTAATAACCCAGCATTTTGGTGGTTATCTTCGTCAAGATAACTTGCTTTTGTTGGAGATTTTTCATTACATTTTCTTGGGTCAAGACCCAGAATTGGTTTCCAAAGCACATCTAAAAGGTTCTAAG ACCGATGAAGAGGCCAACAAAGCTTCTCTAGACAGTCTCAAGTCAATTATGGAGAAGGAAGAGGAGAAAAGAAAACTTACTAGAGCCCGAAACTTGGTCCGACATTCACATTTTATCGGAACATTCACTCGTCTTTCCATG GATGGCTCCAAATCAGTTTTTAATGGGAAACCTGCTTCTGTTTCTAGTGATGCCATGATTAAACCACATAAAGTTCATCGGGGTCCTACTAAAACAATTGCATGGAATCATGGTAGATTACCGTCATCAAAGGATAAAATTTTGGAACTACTTCATGACTTTGTAAACCAGTTTTTAACAGGGGGATACAATG CTTTAATGCAGTCAATCCGCGAGGATATTGAAAAGGAACATCACATGATACAGAAGAGTGATATCATAGTCTTCTTTCAGGTTGCTCAGTTTGTTACATCTTTTCAATATCACAAGGTTTTGACCCGTAAG CCAAACATGGGAGCAGATTCGTCTGAAATTCACGCTGATGCTCAAACTGACGATACACTTTATGGAGGGACTATTTGTGGACCTATTGCAGAATCAATGAATGACTCAATGTTTCAGTTAGTGTTTTCTCACTGGCGTAATAGATTTGAGAGCTTGAAGGAAACACATGAATTTAAGTTCATGTCTGCAGCTGGTTCTCTTATGAAAACTATG ATTTGCATGCTGGACTTGACACTTGAGGTGTTGCCAGAGGATTCTAAAGAGTCTCAAACAGCTCGGATTCTTCTTTACAAGTTATTTTATGATCAAACTGATCAAGGGTTGACTCAGTTCCTTCTGAATTTGCTCAAATCGTTTGACACTCATAAACAAGCCAAAAG TGATCTCGAAGATTTGGTAGAAATGATTAATAAGATTTTACACTTAATGGAGAATCTGCAAGCACGTGGTACATTGAGG GTTTCTAAAAAATCCAGGAAAGGGAGAAAGAAGAAAGCACTGAATGATAAGGAAACCAAAGCTGAACTCCCAGAAGAACATTCTACATTTGAGAAAGCTGAACTCCCAGGAGAACATTCTACATTTGAGAAAGCTGAACTCCCTGGAGAACATTCTACATTTGAGAATGAAATTGGTGTTTCTAATATTGAGCAGCCAGCAGAAAAGGGTGATGCGCACACCGGTGTTGAAAATAAAAGTTCTGATGATAAACAAGAAACAACCACCCCTGATCATACTGATGAATGTGAAGGATCTGCATTGGAGACAGATACTAATGGTGGCAACCTGCCACAGACGGAGCACAAGAATTCTGAGGATCCCTATGGCACAGGTGATTCTTCATCTGATGAACAGGCACCTGAGACGAATGAAGTCGATTTCCAGGTTTCAACTTTGGTTTCTTCATTTGCCAACAACCATATCATTCAGAAGCTGTGTTGGTTGCTTAAGTTTTATAAGAGTAACTCCACCAGTACAAATGACTACATAATAAGAATGCTGCGAAAAATCAGTGATGACTTGGAGCTTTCGCCAATGTTGTATCAG TTATCGCTCCTTATTACATTTCATGATATCCTGGCTGAGCAGAAGTCATGTCCGTGTCAAGAATATGCCgatattgttgattttttgacAAGTTTGGTTAGAAAAATGCTTAAGAAAATGAAAAAGCAACCCCTTCTTTTTGTGGAAATTCTTTTTTGGAAGACTCGCAAAGAATGCCATTATATTAATGCTGAATATATGCTACATGAACTTGGCCACTGGAGGAAAGAAAGTAAGAGCCGAGAAAAAAATTTGGGTGATGTAGATGCTGGCTCATCGCAGGGAAAGGGATGGACACATGTAAGCATAGCAGATGCGCTTGGTGAAGATGAAGCTGACGTTCTGATCAGTCATGACCCGGAAAATGATGA TGGGGAAAATTCTATGGAGCATAAATCTCAAAGAGTTGCTGAGAAGAAAAGGAAAGTTCTTGGGGATGAATTTGATGAGAAAATCAGAAATCTTTATGAGAA GTTCAACAATAGCCAAAATTGCAGTGGCCTTATAGCAGAAGAACTTGACCCTGATGGCAAAATTTCATCATTTCAAGTTTCCAAGAAGCTTAAACAGCTTGGACTTAAATGTGCATCAAGAAAAAGGATACGCAAATCTGGCGAACGTAATTCTTTTGAGGCTAATAAACTTGATGGAGAAGAAAGGGTAGTGGAAACTAGTGGCACTATTCATAACTCAAATGATTCGGAGCAAACATTGTTGAGTCAACCTAC GCGTGCAAGAAAGAGAGTTCGGGCTTTTAGTGAAGAGGAGGAGAGTACCATTAGATCATTATACGAGCA ATTCAAAGACCATAAGAGATGCAGCTACATGATTGCAAATGCACTGGATGCGGATATTAAATTGACAGCTAACCAAGTTTCTCGTAAGCTTAAGCAGCTTGGCTTGTATATTCCTCGGCAGAGGAAATCTCGTGCCAGTGTCCATTTGAGTGATGGCGATAACAATGACTCCTCTAATGACAAAGAGAATGAATCCGATGATGAAACATTGCTATCATTAATGAAAAG gAGCAAAACAGAGAAGAGTAGAGTATTAACTGAGGACGTAGCAGTAGCAGAGCCTATTGATGCAGAGAAATTAATAGATGATGACTCTGATGATGAAATCCTAACATCCattataaa GAAATCAAGGGAAGCCCCGGTTAAGTCGAAGGAAGTAAAACGGACTCCCACCCCAATTAAAAT GAATGTCGACGAAGACTCTCCGATATTGGAGCCTGCAGAACCGGATAAGGGTGTATCTAGCAACATTTTCAGTATGGACAACACGAGAGAAACTGAAGAGATCACCAATGATATTAACAATCCAGTAGATGCTGTGCTTGCAGCAGACAGTTCGTACGATTTGCCACATGAAGGGAATGGTGTTGATGATGATTTAGAAGATTCAGATGATGAAATTGAGCATACTGAGTTTTCAAGAAGTGCTGTAAGTAGAAGAAGGGTGGTGTTTGATATGGAGGATGATGACTGA
- the LOC115715934 gene encoding plastidial pyruvate kinase 2 has translation MAQVVATRSIQSAFACPSTGSGQDLFDKLKPSSFASKLFFNLQKKRSGDVVYGRRFQISAKRSAQAQVVPVSPVDVSKVEEGIGKLHELQQLGDTSVALWSKPTVSRKTKIVCTIGPSTNTKEMIWKLAESGMNVARMNMSHGDHASHKKVIDLVKEYNEQNKDNVIAIMLDTKGPEVRSGDLPQPINLEPGQEFTFTIQRGVGTADCVSVNYDDFVNDIAVGDMLLVDGGMMSFLVRSKTKDSVKCEVIDGGELKSRRHLNVRGKSATLPSITEKDWEDIKFGVDNQVDFYAVSFVKSEEVVHELKSYLKSCNADIHVIVKIESADSIPNLHSIITASDGAMVARGDLGAELPIEEVPLLQEEIIRICRSMGKAVIVATNMLESMIVHPTPTRAEVSDIAIAVREGADAVMLSGETAHGKFPLKAAKVMHTVALRTEATIPGGTMPANLGQAFKNHMSEMFAYHATMMSNTLGTSIVVFTRSGFMAILLSHYRPTGTIFAFTNDKRIQQRLALYQGVCPIHLEFSDDAEETFGKALSLLRDQGMVKEGEEVALVQSGRQPIWRFQSTHNIQVRKVL, from the exons aTGGCTCAGGTGGTGGCCACGCGGTCGATTCAGAGCGCCTTTGCATGCCCTAGCACTGGATCGGGACAAGATCTGTTTGACAAGCTAAAGCCTTCCAGTTTCGCATCTAAATTGTTCTTCAATCTTCAGAAGAAGAGGTCCGGTGATGTCGTTTATGGCAGGAGATTCCAGATCAGTGCCAAGAGATCTGCACAAGCTCAAGTTGTTCCCGTTTCTCCTGTGGACGTGTCTAAG GTAGAGGAGGGAATTGGAAAATTGCATGAGTTACAACAGCTTGGTGATACATCAGTGGCTTTGTGGTCTAAGCCAACAGTTTCACGCAAGACTAAGATTGTTTGTACAATTGGACCTTCAACGAATACGAAAGAGATGATTTGGAAGTTGGCTGAGTCAGGAATGAACGTTGCTCGAATGAATATGTCTCATGGAGACCATGCTTCTCATAAGAAAGTTATTGATTTGGTTAAGGAATATAATGAGCAAAACAAGGACAATGTCATTGCAATCATGCTTGATACAAAG GGTCCAGAGGTTAGGAGTGGGGACTTGCCACAGCCTATTAACTTAGAACCTGGGCAAGAATTTACTTTCACAATTCAGAGAGGAGTTGGAACAGCAGACTGTGTTAGTGTGAATTATGATGATTTTGTTAACGATATAGCAGTGGGCGACATGCTTCTAGTTGATG GTGGTATGATGTCATTTTTGGTGAGGTCCAAAACAAAAGATTCAGTAAAATGTGAGGTTATTGATGGAGGAGAACTTAAGTCTAGAAGACATTTGAATGTTAGAGGGAAGAGTGCAACATTGCCTTCCATCACAG AAAAGGACTGGGAAGATATCAAATTTGGAGTTGACAACCAAGTTGATTTTTATGCTGTCTCCTTTGTGAAATCTGAAGAAGTTGTTCATGAATTGAAGAGTTATCTGAAAA GCTGCAATGCAGATATACATGTTATTGTAAAAATTGAAAGTGCAGACTCTATCCCAAATTTGCATTCTATCATCACCGCATCCGATGGG GCAATGGTTGCTAGAGGAGATCTGGGTGCAGAGCTTCCTATTGAGGAGGTTCCTCTTTTACAG GAAGAGATAATCAGGATCTGCCGTAGCATGGGGAAAGCTGTCATTGTCGCAACAAATATGCTTGAAAGCATGATTGTTCACCCAACACCAACCAGGGCAGAGGTGTCAGACATTGCTATTGCTGTTCGAGAGGGTGCTGATGCAGTCATGCTTTCCGGGGAAACTGCTCATGGAAA GTTCCCGTTGAAAGCTGCAAAAGTTATGCACACAGTTGCATTAAGGACTGAAGCAACCATACCAGGTGGTACAATGCCAGCTAATCTTGGTCAAGCTTTCAAG AACCATATGAGTGAGATGTTTGCTTACCATGCAACTATGATGTCTAACACTCTCGGCACCTCAATTGTTGTCTTTACAAGAAGTGGTTTCATGGCTATTCTATTGAGCCATTATAGACCTACTGGCACCATATTTGCCTTTACAAATGA TAAGAGAATACAACAAAGATTGGCTTTGTACCAGGGTGTGTGTCCGATACACTTGGAGTTCTCGGATGATGCTGAAGAGACATTTGGGAAAGCCTTGTCCTTACTTCGG GACCAAGGAATGGTTAAGGAAGGAGAAGAGGTGGCACTTGTTCAAAGTGGCAGACAACCCATCTGGCGGTTTCAATCTACTCACAACATTCAGGTGAGGAAAGTCTTGTGA